Proteins from a genomic interval of Osmia bicornis bicornis chromosome 13, iOsmBic2.1, whole genome shotgun sequence:
- the LOC114874871 gene encoding ankyrin repeat domain-containing protein 16-like, which produces MTDPNLSRNFLYICQNGDLPKVQALVSKHQLQDWTIFRHSASGDTALHVAAREGHLNIVRYLCEAFEKPNFRIDVANKDMKRPLHEAAQFSNGEVLKYLINKGATVDSLKRADWTPLMLACTKTGREAHECIAALLNAKANQFLKNKDGWTSLHMVCRSGDETAFDLLVNESIKCINDRSNNGRSALHIAAFHGHERLIDRLVKLNANLLSARDSSGSTPLHEATKGSHPTVVKKLIKLGADVKATDNVGQTILHVAALTGNTEIVRYILENDLIDKYAEALFNVTPLIAARRSNQLDAIECLMQHGAVT; this is translated from the exons AAAATGGAGACTTACCGAAAGTGCAGGCACTTGTGTCAAAGCACCAACTGCAAGATTGGACCATCTTCCGGCATTCGGCTTCCGGTGATACTGCATTGCACGTCGCTGCGCGGGAGGGTCATTTGAACATTGTTCGATACCTATGCGAAGCTTTCGAGAAACCTAATTTCAGAATCGATGTTGCCAACAAAGATATGAAAAGACCACTGCACGAAGCGGCTCAATTTTCCAACGGcgaagttttaaaatatttaattaataaggGTGCAACTGTAGATTCCTTAAAGCGGGCCGATTGGACTCCTCTCATGTTGGCCTGCACGAAAACTGGAAGGGAGGCGCACGAATGCATCGCTGCGCTTTTAAACGCAAAAGCTaatcaatttttgaaaaataaagacgGCTGGACGTCGTTGCACATGGTTTGTCGTTCTGGAGATGAAACTGCATTCGATTTATTGGTGAATGAATCTATTAAGTGTATCAATGATCGAAGCAATAATGGACGCAGCGCTCTGCACATTGCtg CGTTCCATGGTCACGAGCGTTTAATTGACCGACTGGTGAAGCtaaatgcaaatttattaAGCGCGCGAGATTCGTCAGGATCTACTCCTCTTCATGAAGCGACCAAAGGAAGTCATCCAACTGTAGTAAAGAAACTTATAAAATTAGGAGCCGATGTAAAAGCTACGGATAACGTTGGCCAAACTATTTTACACGTGGCTGCATTGACTGGAAATACGGAAATTGTTAgatatattttagaaaatgatTTAATCGATAAATACGCGGAGGCATTGTTTAATGTAACACCTTTAATTGCGGCTCGAAGGAGCAATCAATTAGACGCTATCGAATGTTTAATGCAACATGGAGCTGTAACTTAA